The Eremothecium gossypii ATCC 10895 chromosome IV, complete sequence genome contains a region encoding:
- the IRC5 gene encoding putative ATPase (Syntenic homolog of Saccharomyces cerevisiae YFR038W (IRC5)): MTRLRTRAAKSGVRVDYREQDQNFLYEVEASSSDEVDIIKDATATWLEDEKVELDITLDSDAEGDAELDAELDMNRRRAEKSAAAASEDAQDTEKDLDAYAVQERVDRLQEFVRQSKVYSGIIADTLLHRAQERQSEQASSAAAPGPARKKPKTVVEFFKRSKQQPADEKQPEPSIQQPTLVRNCTLKPYQVEGVNWLITLYENGLNGILADEMGLGKTIQSIALLAFIYEMDTRGPFLVTAPLSVVDNWITEFEKFAPSIPVLKYYSADGPGKRHAILKEFFRKNSGEGVVVTSYEIVMRDMNVILSHQWKFLIVDEGHRLKNINCKLIRELKRINTFNRLLLTGTPLQNNLAELWSLLNFILPDVFADFEIFSKWFDFSDLDLKTSSQRWDKIIGEELEKNLVTNLHTILKPFLLRRLKRVVLADALPPKREYIINCPLTPLQTRFYKMALAGKLKRTVFTQAIKEFFTLNREHIGSVSNKTIREFIDYKTSDEEIQASKVITDMEKLYEQHIHKELRNKRLQNLMMQLRQIVDSTFLFYFPYLKAEDLQLPVLLQTSGKLQILQQLLPRLLAAKHKVLIFSQFVSMLDLIEDWCELNNYSACRIDGSMDNETRREQINSFSEKGSPHSLFLLSTRAGGLGINLTAADSVILFDNDWNPQVDLQAMDRSHRIGQQHPVIVYRLYCDKTVESVILARATNKRKLEQLVIQMGKFSTLKKLALNEHSFLTLGTQTASNNNARELVQELSKLLLDSESTFSFSSAGPLTDEELEVLTDRSIQAYKITDTEYPHIKLFETSSGFDN; the protein is encoded by the coding sequence ATGACGAGGTTGAGAACGAGAGCAGCGAAGTCGGGGGTGCGGGTAGATTATCGTGAGCAAGATCAGAACTTTCTGTATGAGGTTGAGGCATCTTCATCAGATGAGGTGGACATCATCAAGGACGCGACCGCGACGTGGTTGGAGGACGAGAAAGTGGAGCTGGATATTACACTGGACTCGGATGCCGAGGGAGATGCCGAGCTTGATGCCGAGCTTGACATGAACCGTAGGCGCGCCGAGAAGTCTGCGGCAGCCGCTTCAGAAGACGCCCAGGACACAGAAAAAGACCTTGACGCGTATGCCGTGCAAGAGCGCGTCGACCGGCTCCAGGAGTTTGTGCGCCAGAGCAAGGTGTACTCAGGCATCATCGCGGACACGCTGCTGCACCGGGCCCAGGAGCGCCAGAGCGAGCAAGCCAGTAGTGCGGCCGCGCCAGGGCCTGCGCGCAAGAAGCCGAAAACCGTTGTGGAATTCTTTAAACGGTCGAAGCAGCAGCCGGCGGATGAGAAGCAGCCCGAGCCTTCGATCCAGCAGCCCACGCTGGTACGTAATTGCACGCTCAAACCGTACCAGGTAGAAGGTGTCAACTGGCTCATTACGCTATATGAAAATGGGCTTAATGGGATTCTGGCAGATGAGATGGGGCTGGGAAAGACTATTCAGAGCATTGCATTGCTTGCATTCATTTATGAGATGGATACCCGGGGTCCATTTCTGGTTACAGCGCCGCTAAGTGTCGTCGATAACTGGATTACCGAGTTTGAGAAGTTTGCGCCCAGTATTCCTGTTTTGAAGTACTATAGTGCGGACGGACCGGGGAAGCGGCACGCCATTCTCAAAGAATTCTTTCGTAAGAACAGCGGAGAAGGAGTTGTAGTCACGTCCTATGAGATAGTAATGCGCGACATGAATGTAATACTGTCGCACCAGTGGAAATTCCTGATTGTGGACGAGGGCCATAGGCTGAAGAATATTAACTGCAAATTGATCAGAGAGCTAAAACGCATTAATACTTTCAATCGGCTATTGCTCACTGGGACCCCTCTGCAGAACAACCTGGCCGAGTTGTGGTCCTTACTGAACTTTATTCTCCCAGACGTTTTCGCTGACTTTGAGATCTTCAGTAAATGGTTTGATTTCAGTGATCTTGACTTAAAGACGTCTTCCCAACGCTGGGATAAGATTATTGGCGAGGAACTCGAGAAAAACCTCGTCACGAATCTACATACGATCCTGAAGCCATTCCTGCTTCGCCGTCTGAAAAGGGTTGTTCTTGCCGATGCTCTACCCCCGAAGCGAGAATACATTATCAATTGTCCGCTGACACCACTGCAGACAAGGTTCTATAAGATGGCGCTTGCTGGGAAGTTGAAAAGAACAGTTTTTACGCAAGCCATCAAGGAATTCTTCACGTTAAATCGGGAGCATATCGGGTCTGTGTCCAATAAGACGATACGTGAGTTCATAGATTACAAAACGAGCGACGAGGAAATACAGGCTTCCAAGGTTATCACGGATATGGAGAAGCTATATGAACAACACATTCACAAGGAGCTTCGCAATAAGCGTCTACAAAACCTCATGATGCAGCTACGTCAAATTGTGGATTCTACATTTCTGTTCTACTTCCCTTACCTGAAAGCTGAAGACTTGCAGTTGCCGGTTCTATTACAGACTTCGGGAAAGTTGCAGATACTGCAACAGCTTCTACCCCGGCTGCTAGCGGCGAAACACAAGGTGCTAATATTCTCCCAGTTTGTCAGCATGTTGGACCTCATCGAGGATTGGTGCGAACTCAACAATTACAGCGCTTGTCGTATTGATGGATCCATGGATAACGAAACACGCAGGGAACAGATAAACAGCTTTAGCGAGAAGGGCTCACCACATAGCTTGTTCCTTCTTTCCACACGTGCCGGAGGTCTTGGTATCAATCTCACCGCCGCGGATTCAGTCATACTTTTCGACAATGACTGGAACCCGCAGGTAGATTTGCAGGCAATGGACCGCTCACACCGCATTGGCCAGCAACATCCTGTCATAGTGTACCGGCTCTACTGTGACAAGACTGTCGAGAGTGTTATCCTTGCCCGCGCTACTAACAAGCGTAAACTGGAACAGCTTGTTATTCAGATGGGAAAGTTCAGCACGCTCAAAAAACTAGCTTTGAATGAGCATTCATTCCTGACGCTGGGGACTCAGACTGCGTCCAACAACAATGCTCGAGAACTTGTCCAAGAGCTCTCGAAACTTCTGCTAGACTCCGAGTCAACCTTTAGCTTCTCTAGCGCGGGGCCATTGACGGACGAAGAGCTCGAGGTTCTCACGGACAGATCAATACAGGCATACAAGATAACTGACACCGAGTATCCTCACATCAAGCTTTTCGAGACCTCCTCAGGCTTCGACAACTAG
- the YKE4 gene encoding Zn(2+) transporter YKE4 (Syntenic homolog of Saccharomyces cerevisiae YIL023C (YKE4)), giving the protein MRHVFPFSARYNALLATVYLSLIPCALAYLIPGLRASGRNRSSLFLPLMVSFAFGGLMGDVFLCLLPEVFHSHELDGVERIMEMMRRPDERVASGLIRMAHEHTPNMALGMAVFAGFFLFLAVDKTLRIVGGDDASLHSHSHAHAHSHNDVSSHAQHGIGAACTPSNVFLEEAEQTLKKRNKSDILLESESSAEQTSAPGMPASAATGAPVSQSLRTSIYLNLASGFIHNLTDGVAIATAFYTSKSVGVTTTIAVLMHEIPHELGDLALSLSSGMSFSYAMKSQLLTSFGALLGTAAGCLLNEFAHQEPKSFIPEIGLLTNTYSRNTWGLSIPPQDLILPLTAGGFLYIGTVGVVPELLHTTYPDNPSKELMKTMLQVVAIFAGFSLMSVMA; this is encoded by the coding sequence ATGCGCCACGTCTTCCCCTTTTCCGCAAGGTATAATGCACTCCTAGCGACAGTTTACCTGTCACTGATACCCTGCGCGCTTGCGTACCTCATCCCCGGGCTGCGGGCCAGCGGGCGGAACAGATCTTCGCTATTTCTACCACTCATGGTGTCCTTCGCATTTGGAGGGTTGATGGGAGACGTGTTCCTATGCTTGCTCCCCGAGGTTTTCCACTCCCACGAGCTTGATGGGGTAGAGCGCATCATGGAGATGATGCGGCGGCCGGACGAGCGCGTGGCCTCGGGATTGATCCGCATGGCGCACGAGCACACCCCGAATATGGCATTGGGCATGGCGGTCTTCGCCGGGTTTTTCCTCTTCCTCGCGGTGGATAAGACCCTCCGCATTGTGGGCGGAGACGACGCTAGCCTACACTCTCACAGTCACGCGCACGCGCACTCCCACAACGACGTCTCGTCACACGCGCAGCACGGAATTGGCGCCGCATGCACCCCCTCCAACGTGTTCTTGGAGGAGGCCGAGCAGACGCTGAAGAAACGGAACAAGAGCGATATCCTCCTGGAATCGGAGTCATCTGCGGAGCAGACCAGTGCGCCCGGGATGCCTGCCTCCGCTGCGACCGGCGCGCCGGTCTCGCAGTCTTTGCGCACCTCCATCTACCTCAACCTTGCGTCCGGTTTCATCCACAATCTCACAGACGGTGTCGCCATCGCCACCGCCTTCTACACCTCCAAGAGCGTCGGCGTCACCACCACCATCGCCGTCTTGATGCACGAGATTCCGCATGAGTTGGGCGACCTCGCGCTGTCGCTGTCCAGCGGCATGTCCTTCAGCTACGCCATGAAGTCCCAGCTGCTCACGTCTTTCGGCGCCCTGCTTGGGACTGCCGCCGGCTGCTTGCTGAACGAGTTCGCCCACCAGGAGCCCAAATCTTTCATTCCCGAAATCGGCCTTCTAACGAATACCTACTCCCGTAACACGTGGGGCCTCTCCATACCTCCGCAGGACTTGATTTTGCCCCTGACGGCAGGCGGGTTCCTATACATTGGCACCGTCGGCGTTGTGCCAGAGCTTCTACATACCACCTATCCTGACAACCCCTCGAAGGAATTGATGAAGACCATGCTGCAGGTCGTCGCAATTTTCGCGGGCTTTTCTTTGATGTCAGTGATGGCCTGA
- the BCY1 gene encoding cAMP-dependent protein kinase regulatory subunit BCY1 (Syntenic homolog of Saccharomyces cerevisiae YIL033C (BCY1)): MVLSQEHRDLLDAFQKEVEQRRPGDLLQFAANYFNKKLEEERLFVRSQESLALSKGVVLFPGSEGCGANRAAGSPDARKTGEDEDVMFKLPFVEHDPHSRHIYDDNKHGHDSCDPHTSFSREPGAGLFQGGYNMGQEAQKEAQTDFDPKASEVSSILKQRNVPRKSGVNSKPLPMNFNAERRTSVSGETLKPDHFSDWTPENYTEKTREQLKGLESAVGKNFLFNKLDSDSKTLVINSLEEKLVSKGQEIIRQGDEGDYFYIVEKGTVDFFLDDRKVNTYGPGSCFGELALMYNSPRAVTAVAATDCVLWALDRLTFRRILLSGSFKKRLLYDDFLKSMPLLKSLSNYDRAKLADALETEYYEAGQQVISEGDVGENFYLIEYGEADVSKRGVGVVQHLKKGDYFGEVALLNDLPRQATVTATTKLKVATLGKSGFQRLLGPVVEVLRLNDPTRADKR; the protein is encoded by the coding sequence ATGGTTTTATCACAGGAACACCGTGACCTACTGGACGCATTCCAGAAAGAAGTGGAGCAAAGACGGCCGGGGGATTTGTTACAGTTTGCAGCTAACTACTTTAATAAGAAATTAGAAGAGGAGAGGCTTTTCGTTAGGAGTCAGGAATCCCTGGCATTATCCAAGGGCGTTGTACTATTTCCTGGATCAGAGGGCTGCGGCGCAAACAGGGCAGCAGGATCTCCGGACGCGCGCAAAACGGGCGAGGATGAGGACGTGATGTTCAAGTTACCCTTTGTGGAGCACGATCCTCACTCGAGACATATATATGATGATAACAAACACGGTCACGACTCATGTGACCCGCACACCAGTTTTTCAAGGGAGCCAGGGGCCGGGCTGTTTCAAGGAGGTTATAACATGGGCCAGGAAGCGCAAAAGGAGGCGCAGACAGACTTTGACCCGAAAGCTTCAGAAGTATCCTCTATATTGAAACAGCGTAACGTACCAAGGAAGTCTGGTGTGAACTCGAAGCCGCTACCCATGAACTTCAACGCTGAAAGACGGACCTCGGTAAGCGGGGAGACACTAAAGCCGGACCACTTCAGTGACTGGACGCCAGAGAACTACACTGAGAAGACACGCGAACAACTAAAGGGGTTGGAAAGCGCAGTCGGAAAGAACTTTTTATTCAATAAATTGGATTCGGATTCAAAAACTTTAGTTATCAATTCCCTCGAGGAGAAGCTCGTCTCGAAGGGCCAGGAGATAATTCGTCAAGGCGACGAAGGTGATTACTTCTACATTGTGGAGAAGGGCACCGTGGACTTTTTCCTTGACGACCGCAAGGTGAATACTTATGGGCCGGGCTCATGTTTTGGGGAATTAGCATTGATGTACAACAGTCCTAGGGCAGTGACAGCCGTAGCTGCCACTGATTGTGTATTATGGGCATTGGATAGACTGACCTTCAGAAGAATTCTCCTCAGCGGATCCTTTAAGAAGCGGCTGCTGTACGATGATTTTTTGAAGTCGATGCCGTTGCTGAAGTCCCTTTCCAACTACGACCGCGCCAAGCTAGCGGACGCTCTCGAGACGGAATACTACGAGGCCGGCCAACAGGTGATATCAGAGGGCGATGTGGGAGAGAACTTCTATTTGATCGAGTACGGCGAAGCAGATGTCTCCAAAAGGGGCGTCGGTGTCGTACAACATCTGAAGAAGGGTGATTACTTCGGCGAGGTGGCGCTTCTCAACGATTTGCCTCGCCAAGCGACAGTGACGGCGACAACTAAGTTGAAGGTGGCCACCTTGGGCAAGAGCGGCTTCCAGCGCCTTTTGGGCCCGGTAGTCGAGGTGCTGCGGCTCAACGACCCTACGCGTGCTGACAAGCGCTAG
- the ERG28 gene encoding Erg28p (Syntenic homolog of Saccharomyces cerevisiae YER044C (ERG28)) has translation MWSFNYLLTQSRGILGSLPPGKLPSWLLFISVVSVFNSVQTYINKELTRRVYENKPSETTDLSARTFGTWTLLSSVIRLYGAFYLYDERIFQLTFITYSIALLHFGSEWLIFRTCKLGKGFMGPLLVATTSLVWMYNTKEYYTGRGW, from the coding sequence ATGTGGAGCTTTAATTATCTATTGACGCAGTCGCGCGGCATCCTCGGCAGCCTTCCTCCTGGGAAGCTACCATCCTGGCTGCTATTCATCTCAGTTGTATCTGTGTTCAATTCGGTTCAGACGTACATCAACAAAGAGCTGACGAGGCGTGTATACGAAAATAAACCCTCCGAAACGACAGACCTGAGTGCGCGGACATTTGGTACGTGGACATTGCTCTCCAGCGTGATACGGTTGTACGGGGCGTTCTACCTGTATGACGAGCGCATCTTTCAGCTGACCTTTATTACGTACTCGATTGCTCTATTGCACTTCGGAAGCGAGTGGCTCATCTTCAGGACATGCAAACTGGGGAAAGGCTTCATGGGGCCACTATTGGTAGCCACGACGTCTCTGGTGTGGATGTACAACACTAAGGAGTACTACACCGGTCGCGGGTGGTAG
- the RSC8 gene encoding Rsc8p (Syntenic homolog of Saccharomyces cerevisiae YFR037C (RSC8)) has protein sequence MSEPMDVQDGNIDNAGDGTLSSGNTGSVNPSVPVLPHLQQQQQQQEQPKIDYEQEAQKLEDKAARFLAKQAHPVIVPSFASWFQFNEIHELERRALPDFFNDSVRFKTAKAYKDVRNFMINTYRLSPYEYLTVTAVRRNIAMDVASIVKIHKFLEEWGLINYQIDPRSKPSLLGPAFTGHFQVVLDTPQGLKPFVPPEVVELPSDATASAPASGSAAASAAPATAETNSTDEEPVPGSNTNTFSSAPKVKMEFKQPKPFPVNLSLRKNVYDSVHDFNALRSQQQQSKQIHKTYVCFTCGNDAVGVRYHNLRSGDTSLCSRCFQEGHFGANFHASDFIKLENMIHGNKSWSDQELLLLLEGIEMYEDNWEKIVDHIGGSKTLEECVEKFLTLPIEDKYINEVTPQSVKRTKGPQVLDTKDAVTATIQALLNGLNDKVLDEDIPESAMQISSKYLDEAHILTHDLVQLTLEKLDLKFKQLDAVEVALKAERDKFSRETEKLRNDRLSLSKQVSDINKDLAQLNISKKLVLPSEQADSGVALVEKESGTNEEFKKLAQQDLESVSKAQPQLYKPWSL, from the coding sequence ATGAGCGAGCCAATGGATGTCCAGGATGGCAATATTGACAACGCTGGCGATGGAACGCTTTCGTCGGGCAACACGGGCAGCGTGAATCCATCTGTACCTGTGCTGCCACATctgcaacagcagcagcagcagcaggaaCAACCCAAGATCGATTACGAGCAGGAGGCGCAAAAATTGGAGGACAAGGCGGCGCGCTTCTTAGCGAAGCAGGCGCACCCGGTGATCGTGCCGTCGTTTGCCTCGTGGTTCCAGTTCAACGAGATCCATGAGCTGGAGCGTCGCGCGTTGCCCGACTTTTTCAACGACTCGGTGCGGTTCAAGACGGCCAAAGCGTACAAGGATGTGCGCAACTTCATGATCAACACGTACCGGCTCTCTCCGTACGAATATCTCACAGTGACGGCAGTGCGGCGGAACATCGCGATGGACGTGGCGTCGATTGTGAAGATCCACAAATTTCTGGAGGAGTGGGGCCTCATAAACTACCAGATTGATCCGCGGTCGAAGCCGTCGCTTCTGGGACCGGCGTTTACCGGTCATTTTCAAGTGGTACTAGACACCCCACAGGGTCTGAAGCCGTTTGTACCGCCGGAGGTTGTTGAGCTGCCCTCAGATGCTACAGCGTCCGCGCCCGCTTCGGGTTCTGCGGCGGCATCCGCAGCGCCTGCAACTGCGGAGACAAACTCGACTGACGAGGAGCCGGTGCCAGGATCGAACACAAACACATTCAGCTCCGCACCCAAGGTCAAAATGGAATTTAAGCAACCGAAGCCGTTTCCCGTCAATCTCTCACTTCGGAAAAATGTTTATGACTCCGTGCACGACTTCAACGCTTTGCGCtcgcagcagcaacagTCCAAACAAATCCACAAGACATATGTGTGCTTCACATGTGGCAATGATGCTGTCGGCGTTCGCTACCATAACTTGCGTTCCGGAGACACGAGCCTGTGCTCTCGCTGCTTCCAGGAGGGCCATTTCGGCGCAAACTTTCACGCGTCAGACTTTATTAAACTAGAGAATATGATACACGGAAACAAGAGCTGGTCCGATCAGGAGCTATTGTTGTTGCTTGAGGGAATTGAGATGTATGAGGACAACTGGGAGAAGATAGTAGATCATATCGGCGGCTCCAAGACGCTGGAAGAGTGTGTCGAGAAGTTCCTGACCCTGCCGATTGAAGATAAATACATCAATGAGGTGACCCCGCAGAGCGTCAAGAGAACCAAAGGCCCTCAAGTATTGGACACGAAGGATGCCGTCACTGCGACCATCCAGGCTCTATTGAACGGTCTCAATGACAAGGTGCTTGACGAAGACATTCCGGAGTCCGCTATGCAGATATCCTCGAAGTATCTGGATGAAGCCCACATCCTCACCCATGATCTTGTGCAGCTAACGCTAGAGAAGCTAGACCTGAAGTTCAAACAGCTGGACGCTGTAGAAGTCGCGCTCAAAGCCGAACGCGACAAGTTCTCTCGTGAAACCGAAAAGCTGCGCAACGACAGATTGTCGCTAAGCAAACAGGTTTCAGATATCAACAAAGACCTGGCTCAGCTCAACATATCGAAGAAACTCGTCCTACCTTCTGAGCAGGCGGATTCCGGGGTTGCGTTAGTCGAGAAAGAATCCGGAACGAACGAGGAATTCAAGAAATTGGCTCAACAAGACTTAGAAAGTGTATCTAAGGCACAACCACAACTGTACAAGCCGTGGTCGTTGTAA
- the CAP2 gene encoding F-actin-capping protein subunit beta (Syntenic homolog of Saccharomyces cerevisiae YIL034C (CAP2)), whose product MSEEKYDAAMDLLRRLDLENLESNLQALIELEPALAADLLSSVDTPLTVKADPSCSGREFLCCDYNRDIDSHRSPWSNEYFPRLSAEELAESPFPSDALRRLEVLANDSMDIYRDLYYEGGVSSVYMWSVDDAADDFAGVVLFKKGAQSTSHWDSIHVFEVLHEGSHEVVYRITTTIILRLKDANAVALSGNLTRQTEKTASLPSGSEERTHITHVTNLGSAIEEVEGQMRNLLEVVYFDKTKDVYHELRNDAAESLQVNRDKHQDLIKGLQGL is encoded by the coding sequence ATGTCTGAAGAGAAGTACGATGCTGCCATGGACCTGCTCCGCCGGTTAGATCTCGAGAATCTAGAATCGAATCTGCAGGCGCTGATAGAGCTGGAGCCTGCGCTTGCGGCGGATCTATTGTCTTCCGTCGACACGCCCCTTACCGTCAAGGCAGACCCCAGCTGCTCCGGGCGCGAGTTCCTCTGCTGTGACTATAACCGGGACATTGACTCGCACCGTTCGCCGTGGTCCAACGAGTACTTCCCGCGGCTATCCGCCGAGGAGCTCGCCGAGAGTCCTTTTCCGTCGGACGCGCTCCGCAGGCTGGAGGTCCTTGCCAACGACTCCATGGACATCTACCGCGACCTTTACTACGAGGGCGGCGTGTCTTCGGTCTACATGTGGAGCGTGGACGACGCTGCGGACGACTTTGCGGGCGTCGTGCTCTTTAAGAAGGGCGCCCAGAGCACCAGCCACTGGGACAGCATCCACGTCTTTGAGGTCTTGCATGAGGGGAGCCACGAGGTAGTCTACCGCATTACCACAACCATCATCCTACGGCTCAAAGATGCCAATGCAGTCGCACTCTCGGGGAACCTCACTCGCCAGACGGAGAAGACCGCATCGCTGCCTTCTGGCTCCGAGGAAAGGACCCACATTACGCACGTTACGAACTTGGGCTCTGCGATCGAAGAGGTGGAGGGCCAGATGCGCAATCTCCTGGAGGTAGTCTACTTCGACAAGACGAAGGATGTGTACCATGAGCTCCGCAATGACGCGGCAGAGTCCCTCCAGGTCAACCGGGACAAGCACCAGGATTTAATCAAGGGCCTACAGGGCCTCTAG